The following proteins are co-located in the Carassius carassius chromosome 39, fCarCar2.1, whole genome shotgun sequence genome:
- the LOC132121143 gene encoding choline O-acetyltransferase-like, whose protein sequence is MQTNSVMPVLKRETAQAHSHCNMLPKLPVPDLQHTLDAYLRSVKHLVSEKQFQKTQAIVETFGMHGGVGERLQKLLLEKRENTENWVFDFWLEDMYLKNRLALPVNSSPALVFPKQPFRDVKDSLVFAARLILSVSQYKAAVDGKTLLVDVARGQKADTPLCMDQYKRLFSSYRQAGLKLDTLITADSTSDTGHVIVACKNQFFTLNLMEGSCKLNEADVQGQLEWIYEQTLSAEQKQPDMGLLTTEGRTDWARARDQLLKDPVNRESVELMERCVCVVCLDDPTDLESSDANRAALMLHGGGHDKNGANRWYDKPLQFVVGADGVCGVVGEHSPFEGIVLVECTEHLLKNIRNSSGTQSSSRTASELPHPRRLLWKCSPQIQYILASAADHLHRLVRNLDMNVFTFSVYGKEFIKQQKMSPDAFIQLALQLAFYRCHRRLVSTYESASLRRFRQGRVDNIRSSTPEALAFVKAMTDRGTSAQDKMEKLRAAVDAQSKITVLAVTGMGTDNHLLGLREIAKEMKMETPDIFCDETYHISTHFILSTSQVPTAEEMFCCYGPVVPDGYGVCYNPRPAHVLFCVSSFRESEETCSGLFVKALDEGLQDMRILCTKHTDHRNTPNTPK, encoded by the exons ATGCTGCCCAAACTTCCTGTGCCAGACCTGCAGCACACACTGGACGCCTACCTGAGATCCGTCAAACACCTCGTTTCTGAAAAGCAGTTTCAAAAAACACAAGCTATAGTGGAGACGTTCGGCATGCACGGAGGTGTTGGAGAAAGGCTGCAAAAACTGCTGCTGGAGAAAAGAGAAAATACAGAGAACTGG GTGTTTGACTTCTGGCTGGAAGACATGTATCTGAAGAACAGACTGGCACTTCCCGTGAACTCCAGTCCTGCGCTGGTCTTCCCCAAACAACCCTTCAGAGACGTGAAAGACTCTCTGGT GTTTGCTGCTCGTCTCATTCTAAGTGTTTCTCAATACAAGGCAGCGGTGGATGG gaAGACTCTGCTGGTGGACGTCGCTCGTGGTCAAAAGGCCGACACACCGCTCTGCATGGATCAGTACAAGCGTCTCTTCAGCTCTTACAGACAGGCCGGACTCAAACTGGACACGCTCATCACCGCAGACAGCACGTCTGACACAGGACACGTCATTGTGGCCTGTAAAAATCAG TTCTTTACGCTGAATCTGATGGAAGGAAGCTGTAAACTGAATGAGGCAGATGTTCAGGGTCAGCTGGAGTGGATCTACGAGCAGACGCTGAGCGCTGAGCAGAAGCAGCCGGACATGGGACTGCTGACCACCGAGGGCCGGACGGACTGGGCCCGGGCCAGAGACCAGCTGCTCAAAG ATCCAGTGAACAGAGAGTCTGTGGAGCTGATGGAGCGCTGCGTGTGTGTCGTCTGTCTGGATGATCCCACTGATCTCGAATCCAGCGATGCTAACAGAGCTGCACTGATGCTCCACGGAGGAGGACATGATAAAAACGGGGCGAACCGCTGGTACGACAAACCCCTGCAG TTTGTGGTCGGTGCAGACGGTGTTTGTGGGGTCGTGGGTGAACACTCACCGTTCGAGGGCATCGTTCTGGTGGAGTGCACTGAACACCTGCTGAAGAACAT ACGGAACAGCTCCGGGACGCAGAGCTCCAGTCGGACAGCGTCTGAACTTCCTCATCCTCGTAGATTACTGTGGAAGTGTTCCCCTCAGATTCAATACATACTGGCTTCTGCGGCGgatcacctgcacag ACTCGTGAGAAATCTTGACATGAACGTTTTCACGTTTTCGGTTTATGGGAAGGAGTTCATCAAGCAGCAGAAGATGAGTCCAGACGCGTTCATACAGCTGGCTCTACAGCTGGCCTTCTACAG ATGTCACAGAAGACTCGTGTCCACCTATGAGAGCGCTTCTCTCCGTCGTTTCCGACAGGGACGTGTGGACAACATCCGCTCCAGCACTCCTGAGGCGCTGGCGTTCGTGAAGGCCATGACAGACAGAGGAACATCCGCTCAG GACAAGATGGAGAAGCTGCGAGCGGCTGTAGATGCTCAGAGTAAAATCACAGTTTTG GCCGTCACGGGGATGGGGACAGACAATCACTTACTAGGACTACGTGAAATTGCCAAGGAGATGAAAATGGAAACACCAGACATTTTCTGTGATGAAACGTACCACATCAGTACCCACTTCATCTTGTCAACTAGTCAG GTTCCCACCGCAGAGGAGATGTTCTGCTGCTACGGTCCGGTGGTTCCTGACGGTTATGGCGTGTGTTATAACCCACGGCCCGCTCACGTGCTGTTCTGTGTGTCCAGCTTCAGAGAGAGTGAGGAGACTTGTTCAGGGCTGTTTGTGAAAGCGCTGGACGAGGGACTGCAGGACATGAGGATCCTGTGCACTAAACACACCGATCACAGGAACACCCCAAACACGCCAAAATAG